Proteins found in one Amycolatopsis umgeniensis genomic segment:
- the ndk gene encoding nucleoside-diphosphate kinase — protein MTERTLVLVKPDGVARGLVGEVISRIERKGLKLVALELRTVERSVAEEHYAEHKERPFFGDLLEFITSGPLVALAVEGPRAIAAFRQLAGGTDPVEKATPGTVRGDFALETQYNLVHGSDSPESAERELKLWFPEV, from the coding sequence GTGACTGAACGCACGCTGGTCCTCGTCAAGCCCGATGGCGTCGCGCGCGGCCTCGTCGGCGAGGTCATCTCGCGCATCGAGCGCAAAGGCCTGAAGCTCGTCGCCCTCGAACTGCGCACCGTCGAGCGCTCGGTCGCCGAGGAGCACTACGCCGAGCACAAGGAGCGCCCGTTCTTCGGCGACCTCCTCGAGTTCATCACCTCGGGCCCGCTGGTCGCGCTCGCCGTCGAGGGCCCGCGCGCCATCGCCGCCTTCCGCCAGCTCGCCGGCGGCACCGACCCGGTCGAGAAGGCCACCCCGGGCACCGTGCGCGGCGACTTCGCGCTGGAGACCCAGTACAACCTCGTGCACGGTTCGGACTCCCCGGAGTCGGCCGAGCGCGAGCTCAAGCTCTGGTTCCCCGAGGTCTGA